From a region of the Saccharomyces paradoxus chromosome IV, complete sequence genome:
- the NUP42 gene encoding FG-nucleoporin NUP42 (FG-nucleoporin component of central core of the nuclear pore complex~similar to YDR192C) — protein MSAFANPFTSGVKPNLSNTSGVNPFTTNGTNNNSMGSSAFGRPSFGATNTMTGGTTTSAFGMPQFGSNTSNTGDASISAFGNTNNAAKPPAFGPPAFGPSAPVNNNTPSTSSAFGAPSFGSAGFGTTAAAGNPFGKTPSSMGSAFGQAGFGANKTSTSSNSVNNSNNTPFGATSNKSLTTNSPFGSLQQNTSQNAPSTSSAFGKPTFGTTGNTQSPFGAIQNTSTNSGTGTSPFGSFGANSNNKSPFGNLQSGAAAGSSPFGFTTSKVNNNNNNERSPFGTTNNQFSANQSPFTGGVGGTFSSAPNFNTNTNGNFQSSFGNKGFSFGIAPQKDASKVSQSSSPFGQTAPNTDPNISLKNSGNATSFGFGQQPVNVNTAAGKIRFVQGLSSEKDGILELADLAEETLKIFKANKFELGLVPDIPPPPALVA, from the coding sequence ATGTCAGCTTTCGCTAATCCATTCACATCGGGTGTAAAGCCTAATCTTTCTAATACAAGTGGCGTCAATCCTTTTACTACTAATGGTACtaataacaatagcatGGGAAGTAGTGCATTTGGAAGACCTAGTTTTGGAGCAACAAACACAATGACGGGAGGCACCACTACTTCTGCATTTGGAATGCCCCAATTTGGTAGCAATACAAGCAATACTGGCGATGCGTCAATTAGCGCTTTTGGCAACACCAATAATGCGGCCAAACCACCGGCATTTGGACCACCTGCATTTGGTCCTAGCGCTCCtgtcaataataatacgCCATCTACTTCATCTGCATTTGGAGCACCATCATTTGGGTCAGCAGGTTTTGGTACTACAGCGGCGGCAGGTAATCCTTTTGGTAAAACTCCTAGTTCAATGGGCTCTGCATTTGGTCAAGCAGGATTTGGAGCGAACAAGACTTCCACCTCTTCCAATTCTGTgaataatagtaataacacCCCTTTTGGCGCTACCTCAAACAAGTCCTTGACGACAAACTCTCCTTTTGGTTCACTACAACAAAACACATCACAAAATGCACCTTCTACATCGTCAGCATTTGGCAAACCTACTTTCGGCACAACTGGTAATACCCAGTCACCATTTGGTGCTATTCAAAATACAAGTACAAACAGCGGAACAGGAACATCCCCATTTGGCTCATTTGGCGCTAATAGCAATAACAAATCACCTTTTGGTAATCTACAGAGCGGAGCCGCCGCTGGTTCTTCACCGTTCGGTTTTACAACCTCCAAAGttaataacaacaataacaatgagAGAAGTCCATTTGGAACAACGAATAATCAATTCTCGGCTAATCAATCACCTTTTACTGGAGGTGTTGGAGGTACCTTCAGTTCTGCGCCTAACTTCAACACAAATACAAATGGCAATTTTCAATCTTCTTTTGGCAATAAAGGGTTTTCATTTGGAATTGCACCACAGAAAGATGCCAGCAAGGTATCGCAAAGTAGTTCCCCGTTCGGGCAAACAGCGCCAAACACAGATCCAAACATAAGTTTGAAGAATAGTGGTAATGCAACCTCTTTCGGGTTTGGACAGCAACCAGTGAATGTTAATACAGCAGCTGGAAAGATTAGATTCGTTCAAGGGTTATCTTCTGAAAAAGACGGTATTCTAGAGTTGGCTGATCTCGCAGAAGAAACactgaaaatattcaaagcAAACAAGTTTGAACTAGGCCTTGTCCCTGATATACCCCCACCACCTGCATTAGTTGCATAG
- the SND1 gene encoding Snd1p (similar to YDR186C), whose protein sequence is MDTVGTDTAAASVNKRRFAQSTSPKVSVKSQDSLFLITYSNMQQPLVQSSLADRYPSLMKLNILLYIDIPTIDYYNDEMTHNKLSRLNKRFKLHRLRSSIAQSFSNTSTAEDNDKFWEDLKNLISSRSTPDNKFDLNVLVSSSGSLRYVETIRFLVEKLFNSFKGLYVQKKLNLSFQINVSPTSFKWFSTFLNAELLNLKIINWQNIGSFTKTIQNSKSLPFKEYYTKLNEKFTSLNHSNVSMQDQTVLDSIVIVTNNTGVKALLTLLSDHPLTSLISQESIKALHEYSDAINEDKRDDQTNTSLKRNSSSLLSFQNSVLTSNKDKSVRIRSLSINRKSNRAHMFKTNESITTIPSTSINNLIGQESNLRKQPSATALHLQSHLHPHSRSQSYSSSNMSRSPSPFPYGKTPSNDELVYDELNNQINEVQDRAKNEEIALYNNNNYDDFTEEREEQEQDRTSYADDYDFNYDDDEDGNENDYDDDDDDDESDDEGLSFYAPSILSRSGSSTDMLSSGIDSMAKNSKKTRGRFRSLSLMDPALQKPFNQKFTNSQQPDSAGAGSPKRSNSSNHFTNVYVHDGDFDGVDAINNKKNLSSATLIKRKSLMNRNLTPSISNGLIPPEFISRISTPSTSASSSNSSLNDMSTVSNAFSKLLNDTSKKQKFLNSPIPQHTQQASPLLMRNNSNNNLLFEKNLINKSFEELRRQPSVNLFSTLMNGNMEKNGLALNFKSRTPTDTLMANSMKDSNNASHRLLNLEEEDQIMSGSATKEREDDNDSTNSTIVPNHPENDNYNDNDNDNNTGINSNNLNLNLYDESDGSSFTDVTTEGVKYPNSNSTVTKPVYKKAVTLDLYGEDDMDNMGGWVLGGNAR, encoded by the coding sequence ATGGATACTGTCGGTACGGACACAGCAGCCGCGAGCGTCAATAAACGTCGCTTTGCCCAGTCCACTTCACCAAAGGTTAGTGTGAAGTCACAGGACTCGCTGTTTCTCATCACTTACTCCAATATGCAGCAGCCGCTGGTACAATCGTCTTTGGCGGATCGGTACCCTTCGCTGATGAAGCTTAACATCCTACTTTACATTGATATTCCTACTATCGACTATTACAACGATGAGATGACTCACAACAAGCTTTCCAGACTGAATAAGCGGTTTAAGCTGCACCGGCTGAGAAGCTCGATCGCGCAAAGTTTCTCCAACACATCTACTGCGGAAGATAACGATAAGTTCTGGGAGGACTTGAAAAACTTGATCAGCTCCCGCAGCACGCCCGATAACAAGTTCGATCTAAACGTACTGGTGTCGTCTTCGGGGTCTCTACGTTACGTAGAAACCATAAGGTTTCTGGTCGAAAAGTTgtttaattctttcaaaggTCTGTATGTTCAGAAAAAACTAAACCTAAGTTTTCAGATCAATGTTTCCCCTACTTCCTTTAAATGGTTTTCTACTTTCCTGAATGCAGAACTGCTTAATTTGAAGATCATTAATTGGCAGAATATTGGCTCCTTTACCAAGACGATTCAGAATTCCAAGTCGCTCCCGTTCAAAGAGTACTATACCAAGCTGAACGAAAAATTCACCAGCTTAAACCACAGCAATGTTAGCATGCAAGACCAAACTGTCCTAGACTCCATAGTCATTGTCACGAATAACACAGGGGTAAAAGCACTGCTGACTTTGTTATCGGACCACCCTCTCACCAGTCTTATCTCCCAGGAGTCAATAAAAGCCTTACACGAATATTCCGATGCTATCAACGAAGATAAGAGAGACGACCAGACCAATACAAGTTTGAAGAGAAACTCTTCGTCATTGCTGAGTTTCCAAAACTCAGTTTTAACTTCCAATAAAGACAAGTCCGTCAGAATTAGATCGTTGTCCATTAACAGAAAATCCAATAGGGCTCATATGTTCAAAACCAACGAGTCCATCACAACTATCCCATCAACATCAATCAACAATCTTATCGGCCAAGAATCCAATCTACGTAAGCAGCCTTCGGCGACTGCATTGCATTTACAATCGCATCTGCATCCACATTCCCGTTCACAATCCTATTCCAGCTCTAATATGTCCAGATCGCCTTCTCCCTTCCCCTACGGAAAAACACCATCAAACGACGAACTAGTGTATGACGAGTTGAACAACCAAATCAACGAAGTGCAAGACCGTGCTAAAAATGAGGAAATCGCCTTGtacaacaataacaattaCGACGATTTTACAGAAGAACGAGAGGAACAGGAACAGGACAGAACGTCATACGCAGATGATTATGACTTTAAttatgatgatgacgaagatgGAAATGAAAACGACTACGACGATGACgacgacgatgatgaaagtGATGATGAAGGTTTAAGCTTTTATGCTCCAAGCATTTTGTCTCGCTCGGGTTCAAGCACGGACATGTTATCCTCGGGAATCGATTCTATGgccaaaaattcaaagaaaacaagagGTAGGTTTAGGTCCTTGAGTTTAATGGATCCTGCTTTGCAAAAGCCATTCAACCAGAAATTCACAAACAGCCAACAACCCGACTCTGCTGGGGCAGGTTCACCTAAACGATCAAACTCTTCAAACCATTTTACGAACGTTTACGTGCACGATGGCGATTTCGACGGAGTAGATGCtatcaacaacaagaagaacTTGTCATCTGCAACActtattaaaagaaaatctttGATGAACAGAAACCTGACTCCTTCTATTAGTAATGGGTTGATACCTCCGGAGTTTATATCCCGAATATCCACACCTTCTACAAGCGCAAGTAGTTCAAACTCTTCATTGAATGACATGTCTACGGTATCAAATgcattttccaaattattAAATGATACAAGTAAGAAacagaaatttttgaattcacCAATTCCACAGCATACACAACAAGCATCTCCACTACTAATGAGAAACAATTCAAACAACAACTTATTGTTCGAGAAGAATTTGATCAACAAGTCATTTGAAGAGCTAAGAAGACAACCATCGGTTAACCTTTTCAGCACTTTGATGAATGGTAATATGGAAAAGAATGGTTTGGCACTAAACTTCAAGTCCAGGACACCTACGGATACGTTGATGGCTAATAGCATGAAAGATAGTAACAATGCTAGTCATAGGTTACTAAACCTCGAGGAAGAAGACCAAATCATGTCTGGGTCTGCCACCAAAGAACGTGAGGATGATAATGATTCGACCAATAGTACAATCGTACCGAATCACCCAGAAAATGATAACtataatgataatgataacGACAACAACACAGGTATAAATTCCAATAACTTAAATCTAAATCTC
- the SLY1 gene encoding syntaxin-binding protein (Hydrophilic protein involved in ER/Golgi vesicle trafficking~similar to YDR189W), translating to MAVEEISSRKDISLRDMQISAILKMLFLNKNSNNNDNITTITDDIFNQQEIIWKVLILDIKSTATISSVLRVNDLLKAGITVHSLIKQDRSPLPDVPAIYFVSPTKENIDIIVNDLKSDKYSEFYINFTSSLPRNLLEDLAQQVSVTGKSDKIKQVYDQYLDFIVTEPELFSLEISNAYLTLNDPKTSEEEITGLCANIADGLFNTVLTTNSIPIIRAAKGGPAEIIAEKLGTKLRDFVINTNSSSTSTLQGNDSLERGVLIILDRNIDFASMFSHSWIYQCMVFDIFKLSRNTVTIPLENKENGTDTTTSKPLATKKYDIEPNDFFWMENSHLPFPEAAENVEAALNKYKEEAAEITRKTGVTDITDLDPNSNNDTVQIQEVVKKLPELTAKKNTIDTHMNIFAALLSQLESKSLDTFFEVEQDPGSTKTRARFLDILKDGKTNNLEDKLRSFIVLYLTSATGLPKDFVQTVENYFKEHDYDINALKYVYKLREFMQLSNMSLQNKSLEDGSDSTFKPSNLTLSGIYGLTEGKLQGGVGSLISGIKKLLPEKKTIPITNVVDAIMDPLNSSQKNLETTDSYLYIDPKITRGSHTRKPKRQSYNKSLVFVVGGGNYLEYQNLQEWAHSQLHNPKKVMYGSTAITTPAEFLNEISRLGASNNSNSDA from the coding sequence ATGGCTGTGGAGGAAATTTCGTCCCGCAAGGACATCAGTCTAAGAGATATGCAAATCTCTgccattttgaaaatgctTTTTCTAAATAAGAACTCAAACAACAACGACAATATCACCACCATCACAGACGATATCTTCAACCAGCAGGAGATCATCTGGAAGGTGTTAATACTGGACATCAAGAGTACTGCTACCATATCTTCTGTTCTTAGAGTCAACGACCTGCTGAAGGCTGGTATCACCGTCCATTCCCTGATCAAACAAGATAGGTCACCCTTGCCAGATGTTCCCGCCATATATTTCGTTTCTCCcacaaaggaaaacattGACATTATAGTCAATGACCTGAAAAGCGACAAGTACTCTGAGTTCTATATCAATTTTACATCATCTCTGCCCAGAAACCTTTTGGAAGATTTGGCTCAACAAGTTTCCGTCACGGGTAAATCTGACAAAATCAAGCAAGTTTACGATCAATACTTGGACTTTATTGTCACTGAACCGGAGTTGTTCTCACTGGAAATCTCAAATGCGTACTTGACATTAAATGACCCAAAAACTTCAGAGGAGGAAATTACCGGCTTATGCGCCAACATCGCGGACGGCTTATTCAACACCGTGTTAACCACCAATTCCATTCCAATCATAAGAGCTGCGAAGGGTGGGCCTGCTGAAATTATTGCTGAGAAACTAGGCACAAAATTGCGCGACTTTGTCATCAATACCAATTCTTCGTCCACTTCCACCCTGCAGGGAAATGACTCTTTGGAAAGAGGAGTGTTGATCATTCTAGATAGAAACATCGATTTTGCCTCGATGTTCTCACATTCGTGGATTTATCAGTGCATGGtgtttgatattttcaaacTATCAAGAAATACCGTCACTATTCCCctggaaaataaagaaaatggaacTGACACTACTACCTCAAAGCCATTAGCAACCAAGAAATATGATATAGAGCCGAACGATTTCTTTTGGATGGAAAACTCTCATTTGCCATTCCCAGAAGCCGCAGAAAACGTTGAAGCAGCATTGAATAAATACAAGGAGGAAGCTGCAGAAATCACTAGGAAAACCGGTGTCACCGATATAACAGATTTAGATCCAAACTCAAATAACGATACAGTTCAGATTCAGGAAGTTGTAAAGAAACTGCCAGAATTGACAGCGAAGAAAAACACAATTGATACACATATGAATATTTTTGCTGCATTATTGTCACAATTGGAAAGTAAAAGTCTTGATACTTTCTTTGAGGTTGAACAAGACCCCGGTAGCACCAAAACAAGAGCTAGATTTTTGGATATTCTCAAAGATGGTAAGACAAATAATCTTGAAGACAAATTGAGATCTTTCATTGTTCTTTATCTGACATCAGCTACCGGCTTACCAAAGGATTTTGTCCAGACTGTGGAGAACTATTTTAAGGAACACGATTACGACATCAACGCTTTGAAATATGTTTATAAACTAAGGGAGTTCATGCAACTATCAAATATGTCGTTACAAAATAAATCTTTGGAAGACGGCTCCGATTCCACTTTCAAACCAAGCAACTTGACACTATCCGGTATTTATGGTTTAACCGAAGGCAAATTACAAGGAGGTGTAGGAAGCTTAATATCAGGTATTAAGAAATTACTacctgaaaaaaaaaccattcCGATAACAAATGTTGTTGATGCGATAATGGACCCTTTAAACAGCtcccaaaaaaatttggagaCTACTGACAGTTACCTATACATTGACCCTAAAATTACAAGGGGTTCCCATACTAGGAAACCAAAAAGGCAATCTTATAATAAGTCACTGGTGTTTGTAGTTGGTGGTGGTAACTACCTAGAATATCAAAACCTCCAAGAATGGGCACATTCTCAATTGCATAATCCTAAAAAAGTCATGTACGGTAGCACAGCCATTACCACACCAGCTGAATTCTTGAATGAGATTTCTCGCCTTGGTGCAAGTaataacagcaacagcGATGCATAA
- the RVB1 gene encoding RuvB family ATP-dependent DNA helicase pontin (ATP-dependent DNA helicase, also known as pontin~similar to YDR190C), which yields MVAISEIKENAGVNSSNSGAVTRTAAHTHIKGLGLDESGVAKRVEGGFVGQIEAREACGVIVDLIKAKKMSGRAILLAGGPSTGKTALALAISQELGPKVPFCPLVGSELYSVEVKKTETLMENFRRAIGLRIKETKEVYEGEVTELTPEDAENPLGGYGKTISHVIVGLKSAKGTKTLRLDPTIYESIQREKVSIGDVIYIEANTGAVKRVGRSDAYATEFDLETEEYVPLPKGEVHKKKEIVQDVTLHDLDVANARPQGGQDVISMMGQLLKPKKTEITEKLRQEVNKVVAKYIDQGVAELIPGVLFIDEVNMLDIEIFTYLNKALESNIAPVVVLASNRGMTTVRGTEDVISPHGVPPDLIDRLLIVRTLPYDKDEIRTIIERRATVERLQIESSALDLLATMGTETSLRYALQLLAPCGILAQTGNRKEIVVNDVNEAKLLFLDAKRSTKILETSTNYL from the coding sequence ATGGTTGCTATCAGTGAAATCAAGGAGAATGCTGGCGTAAACAGCAGTAATTCTGGTGCAGTTACGAGAACTGCGGCACACACACATATTAAAGGTTTAGGTCTGGATGAAAGCGGTGTGGCCAAGAGAGTCGAAGGAGGGTTTGTTGGGCAAATAGAAGCTCGTGAAGCATGCGGTGTAATCGTAGATTTAATTAAggccaaaaaaatgtcaggTAGAGCTATCCTATTAGCTGGTGGTCCCTCTACAGGTAAGACAGCATTAGCTCTTGCCATTTCACAAGAGTTAGGCCCAAAAGTCCCTTTCTGTCCTCTTGTTGGCAGTGAATTATATTCTGTGGAGGTTAAGAAAACTGAAACCCTAatggaaaattttagaaGAGCAATTGGTTTAAGAATTAAAGAGACTAAGGAAGTTTATGAAGGTGAAGTGACAGAATTAACGCCCGAAGATGCAGAGAATCCTTTGGGTGGATATGGTAAAACTATCTCGCATGTCATCGTCGGGCTCAAGTCCGCCAAGGGTACCAAGACACTAAGGTTAGACCCAACGATATATGAAAGCATTCAAAGGGAAAAGGTTAGCATTGGTGATGTCATCTATATAGAGGCCAACACCGGCGCAGTTAAAAGGGTTGGTAGATCTGATGCATACGCTACTGAGtttgatttggaaactGAGGAATACGTGCCATTGCCAAAAGGTGAAGTgcacaagaagaaagaaattgtaCAAGACGTTACACTACACGATTTGGATGTTGCAAATGCAAGACCACAAGGTGGTCAAGATGTCATATCGATGATGGGCCAGTTGCTCAAGCCTAAGAAGACTGAAATTACCGAGAAATTAAGACAAGAAGTGAACAAAGTTGTCGCTAAATACATCGACCAAGGTGTCGCAGAATTGATTCCAGGTGTTTTGTTCATTGATGAAGTTAATATGCTAGacattgaaattttcacgTATTTGAACAAAGCACTTGAATCTAATATCGCTCCCGTTGTTGTATTGGCTTCTAATAGAGGCATGACTACAGTGCGTGGTACTGAAGATGTGATATCACCACACGGTGTGCCACCTGATTTGATCGATAGGTTGTTAATTGTTCGTACCTTACCGTATGACAAGGATGAGATCCGCACAATTATAGAGAGAAGAGCTACCGTGGAAAGGTTGCAAATAGAAAGTAGCGCATTAGACCTCTTAGCTACGATGGGTACGGAAACTTCGTTGCGTTACGCCTTACAATTATTGGCACCATGTGGTATCCTCGCACAAACAGGCAATCGTAAGGAGATTGTTGTTAATGACGTTAACGAAGCTAAGTTGCTGTTCTTGGATGCCAAGAGGTCAACGAAGATTTTAGAAACTTCGACGAATTATTTGTAA
- the HST4 gene encoding NAD-dependent histone deacetylase HST4 (Member of the Sir2 family of NAD(+)-dependent protein deacetylases~similar to YDR191W), with protein sequence MQSHKMKQKVVLPITPPSTVEKKPQTGNRCNEGLKPRRLLPQLKRSVSNRKPRLTYRPALNSVFDLDAYVDSTHLSKSQRHHMDRDAGFIRYALKYSKRMVVVSGAGVSVAAGIPDFRSSEGIFSTVNGGSGKDLFDYNRVYGDESMSLKFNQLMVSLFRLSKNCQPTKFHEMLNGFARDGKLLRLYTQNIDGLDTQLPHLSTNVPLAKPIPSTVQLHGSIKHMECNKCLNIKPFDPEIFKCDERFDSRTEIIPSCPQCEEYETVRKIAGLRSTGVGKLRPRVILYNEIHPEGDFIGEIANNDLKKRLDCLIIVGTSLKIPGVKNICRQFAAKVHANRGIVLYLNTSMPPKNVLDSLKFVDLIVLGDCQQVTSLL encoded by the coding sequence ATGCAGAGCCATAAGATGAAGCAGAAGGTTGTGTTACCGATCACTCCACCAAGTACGGTGGAGAAAAAGCCTCAAACAGGAAACCGTTGCAATGAGGGTTTGAAACCTAGAAGATTGCTACCccaattgaaaagaagtGTCAGTAACAGGAAACCTAGGCTAACATATAGGCCCGCATTAAACTCAGTGTTTGATCTGGATGCATACGTAGATTCTACGCACCTGTCCAAGTCCCAACGCCATCATATGGACCGCGATGCCGGTTTCATTAGGTATGCACTGAAGTATAGTAAGAGAATGGTTGTAGTTAGTGGGGCAGGTGTGTCTGTTGCCGCTGGTATACCAGATTTTAGATCCAGTGAAGGGATTTTCTCAACGGTGAACGGCGGCTCTGGAAAAGATTTATTTGACTATAATCGGGTATATGGTGACGAATCGATGAGTCTAAAATTTAATCAATTAATGGTGTCATTGTTCAGGTTATCCAAGAATTGTCAACCGACAAAATTCCATGAAATGCTCAACGGGTTTGCTAGGGATGGCAAGCTATTGAGACTGTACACACAGAATATTGACGGTTTAGATACACAGTTACCTCATTTGTCAACTAACGTCCCTTTGGCGAAGCCAATACCGAGTACAGTACAGTTACACGGAAGCATAAAACACATGGAATGTAATAAATGTCTAAATATCAAACCTTTTGACCCtgaaatattcaaatgCGACGAAAGATTTGATTCTCGGACTGAAATCATACCGTCATGTCCACAATgtgaagaatatgaaaCAGTTAGAAAAATTGCAGGCTTAAGGTCGACTGGTGTGGGCAAGTTGCGTCCGAGAGTAATTTTATACAATGAGATCCACCCTGAAGGTGATTTTATCGGAGAAATTGCTAATAAcgatttgaagaaaagactTGATTGTTTGATTATTGTTGGAACAAGTTTAAAGATTCCTGGggtgaaaaatatttgcaGGCAGTTTGCGGCCAAAGTTCATGCAAACAGGGGGATCGTGTTATACCTAAACACGAGTATGCCACCTAAAAATGTGTTGGATTCTTTGAAGTTTGTAGATTTAATTGTTCTGGGAGATTGTCAGCAAGTTACTTCATTATTATAG
- the CCT6 gene encoding chaperonin-containing T-complex subunit CCT6 (Subunit of the cytosolic chaperonin Cct ring complex~similar to YDR188W) — MSLQLLNPKAESLRRDAALKVNVTSAEGLQSVLETNLGPKGTLKMLVDGAGNIKLTKDGKVLLTEMQIQSPTAVLIARAAAAQDEITGDGTTTVVCLVGELLRQAHRFIQEGVHPRIITDGFEIARKESMKFLDEFKISKTNLPNDREFLLQVARSSLLTKVDADLTEVLTPIVTDAVLSVHDAQADNLDLHMVEIMQMQHLSPKDTTFVKGLVLDHGGRHPDMPTRVKNAYVLILNVSLEYEKTEVNSGFFYSSADQRDKLAASERKFVDTKLRKIIDLKNEVCGMDPEKGFVIINQKGIDPMSLDVLAKHNILALRRAKRRNMERLQLVTGGEAQNSVEDLSPQILGFSGLVYQKTIGEEKFTYVTENTDPKSCTILIKGSTHYALAQTKDAVRDGLRAVANVLKDKNIIPGAGAFYIALSRYLKSANMNKLGAKGKTKTGIEAFAEALLVIPKTLVKNSGFDPLDVLAMVEDELDDAQDSDETRYVGVDLNIGDSCDPTIEGIWDSYRVLRNAITGATGIASNLLLCDELLRAGRSTLKEAPQ, encoded by the coding sequence ATGTCATTGCAATTGCTGAATCCAAAGGCTGAGTCCTTGAGAAGAGATGCAGCTTTGAAGGTAAACGTCACATCTGCTGAGGGCTTGCAATCCGTACTAGAGACTAACCTGGGCCCTAAGGGTACGCTAAAGATGCTTGTAGATGGTGCTGGCAACATTAAGCTGACTAAAGATGGTAAAGTGTTGCTAACGGAGATGCAGATCCAGTCGCCTACGGCGGTACTGATTGCTAGGGCAGCTGCCGCCCAGGACGAAATCACGGGCGATGGTACCACGACCGTTGTGTGTCTCGTAGGTGAATTGCTTAGACAGGCGCACCGTTTCATTCAAGAGGGCGTGCATCCTCGGATCATCACGGATGGGTTTGAGATTGCAAGGAAGGAGTCCATGAAGTTTTTGGACGAATTTAAGATCAGCAAGACGAACTTGCCCAATGATAGAGAGTTTCTCTTGCAAGTGGCCCGGTCCTCGTTGTTAACTAAGGTGGACGCGGACTTGACTGAGGTCTTGACTCCCATTGTCACCGATGCGGTGTTAAGCGTGCATGATGCGCAGGCAGACAATTTGGATTTGCACATGGTTGAGATCATGCAAATGCAGCATTTGTCTCCCAAGGATACCACTTTTGTTAAAGGTCTGGTATTAGACCACGGTGGCAGGCATCCTGACATGCCCACGCGAGTGAAAAACGCGTACGTTCTGATCCTGAACGTATCCTTGGAATACGAGAAGACTGAGGTTAACTCTGGGTTCTTTTACAGTTCCGCGGACCAGAGAGACAAGCTAGCCGCTAGTGAGAGGAAATTTGTGGATACGAAGTTGAGGAAGATCATTGACTTGAAAAACGAAGTTTGCGGCATGGATCCTGAAAAGGGTTTCGTTATTATCAACCAAAAGGGTATTGACCCCATGTCCTTGGATGTGCTTGCCAAGCACAACATCTTGGCTTTGAGAAGGGCCAAGAGACGTAACATGGAGAGATTGCAATTGGTTACTGGCGGTGAAGCTCAGAACTCTGTGGAAGACTTGTCACCTCAGATTCTTGGGTTCTCTGGTTTGGTCTATCAAAAGACCATAGGCGAGGAGAAATTCACATACGTTACAGAGAACACTGATCCTAAGTCTTGCACCATCTTAATCAAGGGTTCCACACATTATGCTCTTGCTCAAACAAAGGATGCTGTGAGAGATGGTTTGAGAGCAGTGGCAAATGTTCTTAAGGACAAAAACATCATCCCAGGCGCCGGTGCATTCTACATCGCTCTGTCGAGGTACCTAAAATCTGCCAATATGAACAAGCTGGGCGCCAAGGGTAAAACAAAGACGGGTATTGAAGCGTTTGCAGAAGCATTGCTGGTAATTCCAAAGACTTTGGTGAAAAACTCCGGATTCGACCCATTGGACGTCCTCGCAATGGTGGAGGACGAGTTGGATGACGCCCAGGACTCTGATGAGACAAGATATGTTGGTGTAGACTTAAACATAGGTGACTCTTGCGATCCTACCATCGAAGGTATTTGGGACTCCTACCGTGTGCTAAGAAACGCTATTACAGGTGCTACCGGTATTGCCAGCAACCTGTTATTATGCGATGAATTGTTAAGGGCTGGTAGGTCCACTTTGAAAGAAGCACCACagtaa